The following coding sequences are from one Cervus canadensis isolate Bull #8, Minnesota chromosome 4, ASM1932006v1, whole genome shotgun sequence window:
- the PRR16 gene encoding protein Largen isoform X2 — MPEKVVDQIDTLTSDLQLEDEMTDSSKTDTLNSSSSGTTASSIEKIKVQANAPLIKPPAHPSAILTVLRKPNPPAPPPRLTPVKCEDPQRVVPPVNPVKTNGTLLRNGGFPGAPTKIPNGEIYCKPSSNLDKAPGQPLMHRPEKDRCPQAGPRERVRFNEKVQYHGYCPDCDTRYHVKNREVLLHSEPVHPPGKLPPQGPPHPLPPHLPPFPLENGGLGVSHSNSFPPLRPATVPPPTAPKPQKTILRKSTTTTV; from the coding sequence GTGGTTGACCAGATTGATACCCTGACCTCTGACCTACAGctggaggatgagatgactgacAGCTCCAAGACGGACACCCTGAATAGTAGCTCAAGCGGGACGACAGCCTCCAGCATAGAGAAGATCAAAGTGCAGGCCAATGCCCCCCTCATTAAGCCCCCAGCCCACCCATCTGCCATCCTCACGGTCCTGAGAAAGCCAAACCCTCCAGCGCCTCCTCCACGGTTGACACCTGTGAAGTGTGAAGACCCCCAGCGAGTGGTGCCCCCCGTCAACCCGGTAAAGACCAATGGCACCCTTCTGCGGAatggaggcttccctggggcGCCAACCAAAATCCCCAATGGAGAAATCTACTGCAAACCCAGCAGTAACTTGGACAAGGCTCCCGGGCAGCCTCTGATGCACAGACCCGAAAAAGACAGGTGCCCCCAAGCTGGGCCTCGGGAACGAGTAAGGTTTAATGAAAAAGTCCAATACCATGGCTATTGTCCTGACTGTGACACCAGGTATCACGTAAAGAACAGGGAGGTCCTCTTACACAGCGAACCCGTCCACCCACCAGGAAAGCTTCCTCCCCAAGGCCCTCCCCACCCACTTCCCCCTCATCTCCCTCCTTTTCCACTAGAAAATGGGGGGCTGGGAGTAAGCCACAGTAACAGCTTCCCCCCCCTCAGACCTGCAACTGTGCCTCCTCCCACTGCACCAAAACCACAGAAGACGATCTTGAGGAAGTCCACCACTACAACAGTGTGA
- the PRR16 gene encoding protein Largen isoform X3 — translation MTDSSKTDTLNSSSSGTTASSIEKIKVQANAPLIKPPAHPSAILTVLRKPNPPAPPPRLTPVKCEDPQRVVPPVNPVKTNGTLLRNGGFPGAPTKIPNGEIYCKPSSNLDKAPGQPLMHRPEKDRCPQAGPRERVRFNEKVQYHGYCPDCDTRYHVKNREVLLHSEPVHPPGKLPPQGPPHPLPPHLPPFPLENGGLGVSHSNSFPPLRPATVPPPTAPKPQKTILRKSTTTTV, via the coding sequence atgactgacAGCTCCAAGACGGACACCCTGAATAGTAGCTCAAGCGGGACGACAGCCTCCAGCATAGAGAAGATCAAAGTGCAGGCCAATGCCCCCCTCATTAAGCCCCCAGCCCACCCATCTGCCATCCTCACGGTCCTGAGAAAGCCAAACCCTCCAGCGCCTCCTCCACGGTTGACACCTGTGAAGTGTGAAGACCCCCAGCGAGTGGTGCCCCCCGTCAACCCGGTAAAGACCAATGGCACCCTTCTGCGGAatggaggcttccctggggcGCCAACCAAAATCCCCAATGGAGAAATCTACTGCAAACCCAGCAGTAACTTGGACAAGGCTCCCGGGCAGCCTCTGATGCACAGACCCGAAAAAGACAGGTGCCCCCAAGCTGGGCCTCGGGAACGAGTAAGGTTTAATGAAAAAGTCCAATACCATGGCTATTGTCCTGACTGTGACACCAGGTATCACGTAAAGAACAGGGAGGTCCTCTTACACAGCGAACCCGTCCACCCACCAGGAAAGCTTCCTCCCCAAGGCCCTCCCCACCCACTTCCCCCTCATCTCCCTCCTTTTCCACTAGAAAATGGGGGGCTGGGAGTAAGCCACAGTAACAGCTTCCCCCCCCTCAGACCTGCAACTGTGCCTCCTCCCACTGCACCAAAACCACAGAAGACGATCTTGAGGAAGTCCACCACTACAACAGTGTGA